In Erythrobacter sp. F6033, a single genomic region encodes these proteins:
- a CDS encoding lipopolysaccharide biosynthesis protein yields MAALAKGGRTNTMGFVIRALGGIPFLFIGYRLYGVEDMGRFAAAFVIIEIFALICALGEKRGLAQRLTEGADEDGQRRVNLVFDGMLACLLVSILVAAALILFPRIMFPDGTNSDLDMWMIAAIPAFALTEILLAAQAYKHDIATTVRARAIVEPWTRSICAGVFFFIPAISEAGLAMAFLASIYAALATALWSFLRTYGLPKGWRPRPNYLLKMTSRSLPLVGADVIERGTRLLDVFLLGQATSSATVGIYFFAKEIASLPQKLKTSFEPILSPVITKNLKIGNMEAIAAQVRQVGFWIIALQLGVALALSIPGEAIMGLGGPAIVGGTGALAILLAAEVVASMAVVSESVLVYIARKRNLLMSVGIITLQGALTIAFIFLAEHLGLDEGYKAAGAALALFVALGVSSIIKSQVLKTLLKAPVSNWRWGLLWATGPAVVVGFLFTQFLPEWTELVFGIPVIFGTYMLVIWKRSFRPEDKVLFRKKVVETELSLDSSESESK; encoded by the coding sequence ATGGCGGCCCTCGCCAAAGGCGGGCGCACCAACACGATGGGTTTTGTGATCCGCGCCTTGGGCGGCATCCCGTTTCTCTTCATCGGTTATCGCCTCTACGGGGTCGAGGACATGGGTCGCTTTGCCGCAGCCTTTGTTATTATCGAGATTTTCGCGCTGATCTGCGCGCTGGGTGAAAAACGCGGTCTGGCCCAGCGCTTGACCGAGGGGGCGGATGAAGACGGGCAGCGCCGCGTGAACCTTGTGTTTGACGGGATGCTCGCCTGCTTGCTGGTTTCCATCCTCGTGGCCGCTGCCTTGATACTCTTCCCACGGATCATGTTCCCGGATGGAACGAACAGCGATCTCGACATGTGGATGATCGCCGCAATCCCCGCTTTTGCGCTGACCGAAATCTTGCTCGCGGCGCAGGCATATAAGCATGACATCGCAACTACGGTGCGCGCGCGCGCTATCGTAGAACCATGGACGCGTTCGATCTGCGCTGGTGTGTTCTTCTTCATTCCCGCAATAAGCGAAGCGGGCTTGGCGATGGCGTTTCTCGCCTCGATTTATGCGGCGCTCGCGACCGCTCTGTGGTCGTTCTTGCGGACATATGGCCTGCCAAAGGGGTGGCGACCCCGCCCGAATTATCTGCTGAAAATGACAAGCCGTTCGCTGCCACTGGTGGGCGCGGATGTAATCGAGCGCGGTACACGGCTGCTCGACGTGTTCCTGCTGGGTCAGGCAACATCATCGGCGACGGTCGGCATCTATTTCTTCGCCAAAGAAATCGCGAGCCTTCCGCAAAAGCTCAAGACCAGCTTTGAACCGATCCTCTCGCCGGTCATCACAAAGAACCTGAAGATCGGCAATATGGAAGCCATCGCAGCGCAGGTGCGACAGGTGGGATTCTGGATCATCGCATTGCAGCTTGGCGTAGCGCTCGCGCTGTCGATACCGGGTGAGGCGATCATGGGCCTTGGCGGACCCGCAATTGTTGGCGGCACAGGCGCGCTGGCGATCTTGCTCGCGGCGGAAGTCGTCGCCTCTATGGCTGTCGTGTCCGAAAGCGTGCTGGTCTATATCGCCCGCAAGCGGAACCTGTTGATGTCGGTCGGCATCATAACGCTACAAGGCGCACTAACCATCGCCTTTATCTTCCTTGCCGAGCATTTGGGCCTTGATGAAGGGTACAAGGCTGCGGGTGCTGCGCTGGCGCTATTCGTGGCACTGGGCGTGTCGAGCATCATCAAATCGCAGGTTCTCAAGACGCTGCTAAAAGCTCCGGTGAGCAATTGGCGTTGGGGCCTGCTGTGGGCGACAGGGCCGGCAGTCGTCGTCGGCTTCCTCTTCACGCAGTTCCTGCCCGAATGGACGGAATTGGTGTTCGGTATTCCGGTGATTTTCGGGACATATATGCTGGTGATCTGGAAACGCTCATTCCGGCCAGAGGACAAAGTTTTGTTCCGCAAAAAGGTTGTCGAGACGGAATTGTCGCTCGATTCTAGCGAGTCTGAGTCCAAGTAA
- a CDS encoding FAD-dependent monooxygenase, whose product MNDTRDLLILGGGLVGMTLALAAAKQGLSSHVIDRADPAELTAEGFDDRATAISTASWHLFTNIGIAEGLEEFACDIASIAVTDQNLPGRLDFQPEPHEGTLGRMFPNRRLRLAMFEAAAAEPLINWVSKAEVIERQRSEFGAAAIVSVEGGEPQKLMGRLMVGAEGRGSPTRDGAGITIAKWDYKHRAIIAGLTHSKPHDNVAWEIFYPAGPFALLPMNDDADGTHRSSLVWTVSEKDGKAVTKLGDRAFLAEVQKRMGDVLGDVTSVGARSSWPLGFHHTAKITGERLALIGDAAHGIHPIAGQGLNLGLRDAAALVEVLIDGARIGLDPGDAQLLKRYENWRGLDSFMVALATDGLTRLFGVPGRTASAVRRLGMSAVQRTDLLKTFFMDEARGVSGDLPELLKA is encoded by the coding sequence ATGAACGATACACGCGATCTTCTGATCCTTGGCGGCGGGCTCGTCGGCATGACTTTAGCATTGGCAGCAGCCAAGCAGGGCCTGTCCAGCCATGTGATCGACCGCGCCGATCCGGCGGAATTGACCGCAGAGGGGTTTGACGACCGCGCCACCGCTATCTCGACTGCCAGCTGGCACCTGTTCACCAATATCGGCATCGCCGAGGGGTTGGAGGAATTTGCCTGCGACATCGCCAGCATCGCGGTGACCGATCAGAACCTGCCCGGCCGCCTCGATTTCCAGCCTGAGCCACACGAAGGCACACTGGGACGCATGTTCCCCAACCGCCGCTTGCGCCTTGCAATGTTCGAGGCCGCCGCTGCAGAGCCTCTGATCAACTGGGTTTCCAAAGCCGAAGTGATCGAGCGTCAGCGCAGCGAATTTGGCGCAGCCGCGATCGTCTCTGTCGAAGGCGGCGAGCCGCAGAAATTGATGGGCCGTCTGATGGTGGGCGCGGAAGGGCGCGGATCGCCTACACGCGATGGCGCGGGCATCACGATTGCCAAATGGGATTACAAACACCGCGCGATCATCGCCGGCCTCACCCACTCCAAACCGCACGACAATGTCGCATGGGAAATCTTCTATCCCGCTGGTCCATTCGCACTGCTTCCGATGAATGATGATGCCGATGGCACGCACCGTTCTTCACTGGTGTGGACAGTATCCGAGAAAGACGGAAAAGCCGTCACCAAGCTGGGTGATCGCGCCTTTCTGGCGGAAGTGCAGAAACGGATGGGCGATGTGCTGGGTGATGTAACCAGCGTTGGCGCGCGTTCTTCGTGGCCGCTTGGCTTCCACCACACGGCGAAGATCACTGGAGAGCGGCTCGCGCTGATCGGTGACGCTGCGCACGGTATTCACCCGATCGCCGGCCAGGGATTGAACCTTGGCCTGCGCGATGCGGCGGCTTTGGTGGAAGTGTTGATCGATGGCGCGCGGATTGGGCTTGATCCGGGCGATGCGCAGCTCCTCAAACGCTATGAGAACTGGCGCGGGCTCGACAGCTTTATGGTCGCACTGGCGACCGACGGTCTCACCCGTCTGTTTGGCGTACCGGGCAGGACCGCATCCGCCGTGCGTCGTTTGGGCATGAGCGCGGTGCAGCGCACCGATCTGCTCAAGACGTTCTTTATGGATGAAGCGCGCGGCGTGTCGGGCGATTTGCCAGAACTGCTAAAAGCTTAA
- the hemC gene encoding hydroxymethylbilane synthase, giving the protein MTNNSQTNAVMMRLGTRNSPLAMAQAIETKARLCAAHGWTNDQVELVPVIASGDKVLDRPLSEIGGKALWTKELDVWLAEGKIDASVHSAKDVETIRPEKFHFAAFLPRADRRDALVGAESIAAIPQGATIGTSAPRRAAQLLNLRPDCKVVTFRGNVATRLGKLEAGEADVTFLAAAGLARLDQSEVGHPLPSEDWIPAAGQGVIALECRSDNAVATAHLAAIDHPQTRDELIAERALLEALGGTCHSPVAVLCEPDGGELNMRAALFSSDGYERVEATVKFPAGGHSAVKALAADLLERSSPSITQLFTSGT; this is encoded by the coding sequence ATGACTAACAATTCACAGACAAATGCCGTGATGATGCGGCTGGGAACGCGCAACTCGCCTTTGGCGATGGCGCAAGCGATCGAAACCAAGGCGCGGCTCTGCGCCGCGCATGGCTGGACAAATGATCAGGTTGAGCTCGTCCCGGTGATCGCTAGCGGAGACAAAGTGCTCGATCGCCCTTTGTCTGAAATCGGCGGAAAAGCGCTCTGGACCAAAGAGCTCGACGTGTGGCTTGCCGAGGGCAAAATCGACGCATCGGTTCACTCGGCCAAGGATGTCGAGACCATCCGGCCCGAAAAATTCCATTTCGCCGCATTTTTGCCGCGAGCTGATCGGCGCGATGCGCTGGTCGGTGCGGAGAGCATTGCTGCCATCCCGCAAGGCGCCACAATAGGCACCAGCGCGCCGCGCCGTGCTGCGCAGCTTCTCAATTTGCGGCCCGACTGCAAGGTTGTGACCTTTCGCGGGAATGTCGCCACCCGTCTGGGCAAGCTTGAAGCGGGCGAGGCGGATGTGACATTTCTTGCTGCAGCAGGGCTAGCGCGGCTCGACCAATCCGAGGTCGGGCATCCGTTGCCAAGCGAAGACTGGATCCCGGCAGCTGGACAGGGCGTGATCGCTCTCGAATGTCGCAGCGATAATGCAGTCGCGACTGCGCATCTGGCGGCAATCGATCATCCCCAAACCCGCGATGAGCTGATTGCAGAGCGCGCCTTGCTCGAAGCTCTCGGTGGAACATGCCACAGCCCCGTTGCCGTTCTTTGCGAACCGGATGGCGGCGAACTCAATATGCGTGCAGCGCTGTTCAGTTCTGATGGGTATGAGCGGGTCGAAGCGACCGTCAAATTTCCCGCTGGTGGACATTCGGCGGTCAAAGCTCTTGCCGCTGACTTGCTTGAACGTTCGTCTCCTTCGATCACGCAATTGTTTACATCCGGCACGTGA
- a CDS encoding protein-disulfide reductase DsbD: protein MFEARMFPLPIRHFVAWLIACAAMLAAIAPASAQEIPTEARYGDDNIAVELRADGMPVAGQQWMLALKFTPSAPEWHGYWSNPGDAGQGMMLRLALPDGWTMGEALYPVPKTLLISGLMNHIYEGEYAVLVPVNVPADAEISGVPDFAGHVEYLACTDRVCVPQDAVLTANQGGDFARWQAEVAPLLSAREGFEITSTTARIAIPLPASVDLPAPHVFVENERLVDYGAVQTFMREGDMLVAEIPLDEYGTGEASAISGILAFGDGAGVRFEGGKGSVPELKTKIAGPVGVDTPPLWTLILGALAGGLLLNIMPCVFPILSLKALSLARAGESEAKARSEGIAYTAGVVLACVGLGALMLALRAAGEQVGWAFQLQSPSVVIVLLVLATIITVNFAGLFELPSLSFTQGGKPAGSFATGLLAAFAATPCTGPFMAAALGAALLLPVPQALLLFAMLGLGLALPFLLIGFVPALRNRLPKPGAWMETFRKVMAIPMGLTALALIWLTVQLGGRGFAMFALVMLFGIVLALAVVGRLQSAGKMAWPALGLVAAPFVIFGAFALPYSYQTPSAQPSESIHEPIAFSRDALAEARASGQPVFLWFTADWCVTCKVNESVAIERESVREAFADAGVITMVGDWTVRDEEITMFLTEQGAAGVPLYLWYEPDAEAEQLPQVLTPDLLAEYASRNRR, encoded by the coding sequence GTGTTCGAGGCAAGAATGTTCCCACTTCCTATTCGTCATTTCGTTGCATGGCTCATTGCGTGCGCTGCAATGCTGGCGGCGATTGCGCCTGCTTCGGCTCAGGAAATTCCCACAGAAGCGCGCTACGGCGATGACAATATCGCGGTGGAGCTGCGCGCTGACGGAATGCCAGTGGCGGGTCAGCAATGGATGCTTGCCCTGAAATTCACGCCGAGCGCGCCGGAATGGCATGGCTATTGGTCGAACCCTGGCGATGCAGGGCAGGGTATGATGCTACGATTGGCGCTGCCTGATGGCTGGACCATGGGTGAGGCGCTGTATCCGGTGCCCAAGACGCTGCTGATCAGCGGGCTGATGAACCACATTTACGAGGGCGAGTACGCAGTATTGGTGCCTGTCAATGTACCTGCCGATGCGGAAATCTCCGGCGTTCCTGACTTTGCAGGCCATGTCGAATATCTCGCTTGTACAGACCGTGTCTGCGTTCCGCAGGATGCTGTTCTAACCGCGAACCAAGGCGGCGATTTTGCGCGCTGGCAGGCCGAAGTTGCCCCGTTGCTCAGTGCGCGGGAAGGGTTCGAGATTACAAGCACGACCGCGCGTATCGCCATACCTCTGCCTGCATCCGTGGACCTGCCAGCCCCGCACGTTTTCGTCGAAAATGAGCGGTTGGTCGATTACGGCGCTGTGCAGACCTTTATGCGCGAAGGCGATATGTTGGTCGCGGAAATCCCGCTTGATGAATATGGCACGGGCGAAGCCAGCGCGATTTCAGGTATCCTCGCATTTGGTGATGGTGCAGGGGTCCGGTTTGAAGGTGGCAAAGGCAGCGTTCCCGAACTCAAGACCAAGATCGCTGGGCCGGTCGGTGTCGATACACCGCCGCTCTGGACGCTGATCCTCGGCGCGCTTGCGGGCGGATTGCTGCTCAACATTATGCCCTGCGTGTTTCCAATACTGAGCCTTAAGGCGCTCTCGCTAGCCCGCGCGGGGGAGAGTGAAGCGAAGGCGCGGTCGGAAGGCATCGCCTACACGGCCGGCGTCGTGCTGGCCTGTGTCGGACTGGGCGCTCTCATGCTGGCTCTGCGCGCGGCGGGTGAACAGGTCGGCTGGGCGTTCCAGCTGCAAAGCCCGTCCGTTGTCATCGTTCTGCTGGTTCTGGCGACCATAATCACCGTCAACTTCGCCGGGCTGTTTGAGCTGCCTTCGTTATCCTTCACACAAGGCGGAAAACCCGCCGGATCATTTGCGACCGGCCTGCTTGCAGCCTTCGCTGCGACCCCGTGCACGGGGCCGTTTATGGCGGCGGCATTGGGTGCAGCCTTGCTGTTGCCGGTGCCGCAAGCTTTGCTGCTGTTTGCGATGCTTGGCTTAGGTCTTGCTTTGCCATTTCTGCTGATCGGCTTCGTTCCGGCGCTGCGCAACCGCTTGCCGAAACCGGGCGCTTGGATGGAGACATTCCGCAAGGTGATGGCAATCCCGATGGGGCTCACCGCGCTCGCGCTGATCTGGCTCACAGTACAGCTGGGCGGACGCGGCTTTGCGATGTTCGCTCTCGTAATGCTGTTTGGCATTGTGCTGGCGCTGGCCGTGGTCGGGCGTTTGCAATCGGCGGGCAAAATGGCGTGGCCCGCCTTGGGCCTAGTCGCCGCGCCGTTTGTGATCTTCGGCGCGTTTGCCCTCCCTTACAGCTACCAAACGCCGAGCGCGCAGCCATCGGAGTCGATCCATGAGCCGATTGCCTTCAGCCGCGACGCCCTCGCCGAGGCTCGCGCTTCTGGTCAGCCAGTGTTCCTCTGGTTCACCGCCGATTGGTGCGTGACCTGCAAAGTGAACGAAAGCGTCGCGATTGAGCGCGAGAGCGTGCGTGAGGCGTTCGCGGATGCAGGCGTGATCACAATGGTGGGCGATTGGACCGTGCGCGATGAGGAAATCACCATGTTCCTGACCGAGCAAGGTGCGGCAGGCGTGCCGCTTTACCTTTGGTACGAGCCGGATGCCGAAGCCGAGCAGCTGCCGCAGGTGCTTACCCCGGATCTACTCGCAGAATATGCGTCACGAAACCGGCGGTAG
- the tsaD gene encoding tRNA (adenosine(37)-N6)-threonylcarbamoyltransferase complex transferase subunit TsaD has product MVSASNTSETHKIVLGIESSCDETAVALVTEDRRILAQRIASQEEEHAPYGGVVPEIAARAHAQRLAPMLADVMDDAGLTLDDVDAIAATAGPGLIGGVMVGLVSGKAIAMAADKPLLAINHLEGHALSPRLADEELKFPYLLLLVSGGHCQILSVEGVGEYRRLGTTIDDALGEAFDKTAKILGLGYPGGPAVEKLAREGDPKAVPLPRPLKGSAEPHFSFAGLKSAVLRAVESGEHQAADIAASFQQAAVDCLIDRLEKSLRETGPMPSLVVAGGVAANMTIRAALEALAEKHDMRFVAPPLALCTDNAAMIAWAGCERLPLNENAPLDFKARPRWPLDPEADAVRGAGVKA; this is encoded by the coding sequence ATGGTTTCCGCTTCCAACACCTCAGAAACGCACAAGATCGTGCTCGGTATTGAATCGAGCTGCGACGAGACGGCGGTGGCGCTGGTAACGGAAGATCGCCGTATTCTGGCTCAGCGGATCGCCTCGCAAGAGGAAGAGCACGCGCCCTATGGAGGAGTGGTGCCTGAAATCGCAGCCCGCGCCCATGCGCAGCGGCTCGCACCGATGCTGGCCGATGTGATGGACGATGCCGGGCTGACGCTGGACGATGTGGACGCGATTGCGGCGACGGCTGGCCCCGGCTTGATCGGCGGCGTGATGGTGGGCCTCGTCAGCGGGAAAGCGATTGCCATGGCGGCGGATAAACCGCTGCTGGCAATCAATCACTTGGAGGGCCACGCGCTTTCCCCGCGTCTGGCCGATGAAGAACTCAAATTTCCGTACCTGCTGCTGCTCGTTTCAGGCGGGCATTGTCAGATCTTGAGCGTCGAAGGTGTGGGCGAATATCGCCGCCTTGGGACCACAATCGACGATGCACTGGGCGAAGCCTTCGACAAAACTGCGAAGATCCTGGGTCTCGGTTATCCGGGTGGTCCCGCCGTGGAGAAGCTGGCGCGCGAAGGTGATCCGAAAGCCGTCCCGCTGCCCCGCCCTCTGAAAGGCTCTGCAGAACCGCATTTCTCTTTCGCTGGCCTCAAGAGCGCTGTTCTGCGCGCGGTGGAAAGCGGCGAACACCAAGCGGCTGACATCGCCGCTAGCTTCCAACAGGCTGCTGTAGACTGCCTGATCGACCGGCTCGAAAAATCGCTTCGGGAAACAGGCCCGATGCCATCCCTCGTCGTGGCCGGAGGGGTCGCGGCGAATATGACGATCCGCGCCGCGCTCGAAGCTTTGGCTGAAAAGCACGACATGCGATTTGTCGCACCGCCGCTGGCGCTGTGCACTGACAATGCGGCGATGATTGCATGGGCCGGATGCGAGCGCCTGCCGCTGAATGAAAACGCGCCGCTAGACTTTAAGGCCCGTCCGCGCTGGCCGCTTGATCCAGAGGCCGATGCCGTGCGCGGCGCAGGAGTGAAAGCATGA
- a CDS encoding NAD(P)H-dependent glycerol-3-phosphate dehydrogenase yields the protein MSDLPTIGVIGAGAWGTALAQMLASDGRNVILWAFEAEVVEAINSQHNNPLYLPSATLSPNIRATGDLAELAKLDTVLVVTPAQLLGRILGELPASPRDLVLCSKGIEAGTKRLMNDVARAACPDSGIAVLSGPTFAHEVAGGLPTAVTLACGGGREQWERLSPAIARPAFRPYYTDDVTGAEIGGSIKNVLAIACGVVDGLELGQNARAALIARGYAEMLRFGENLGARTETLAGLCGLGDLVLTCSSTSSRNFSLGKALGEGQSAADLMADRRTVAEGAHTAPVLAELAEDRGITMPITIAVNAILGGENPRDTVAALLARPLRAEQEPGA from the coding sequence ATGAGCGATCTACCGACTATTGGCGTCATAGGTGCAGGCGCGTGGGGCACCGCCCTCGCCCAGATGCTCGCCAGCGATGGCCGCAACGTCATATTGTGGGCGTTTGAGGCAGAAGTCGTCGAAGCGATCAACTCACAGCACAACAACCCGCTCTATCTGCCCAGCGCCACCCTATCGCCCAACATCCGCGCGACTGGCGATCTCGCCGAATTGGCAAAGCTCGACACCGTTCTGGTCGTGACGCCTGCGCAATTGCTGGGGCGTATCTTGGGCGAGCTGCCCGCATCGCCGCGCGATCTGGTGCTGTGCTCGAAAGGCATAGAAGCGGGCACCAAGCGGCTGATGAATGATGTCGCCCGTGCGGCTTGCCCCGATAGCGGCATCGCTGTTCTATCCGGCCCAACATTCGCGCACGAAGTCGCAGGCGGGTTGCCGACAGCTGTCACACTCGCTTGCGGCGGTGGCCGCGAGCAATGGGAGCGCCTTTCGCCCGCCATCGCGCGGCCCGCTTTCCGCCCCTACTACACTGATGATGTGACCGGCGCAGAGATCGGTGGGTCCATCAAAAACGTCCTCGCCATTGCCTGCGGGGTCGTCGACGGACTTGAGCTGGGCCAGAATGCCCGCGCGGCCCTCATCGCGCGCGGCTATGCGGAGATGCTGCGCTTTGGCGAAAACCTGGGCGCGCGCACAGAAACGCTGGCTGGCCTGTGCGGGCTCGGCGATTTGGTGCTAACCTGTTCGTCGACCTCCAGCCGCAATTTCTCACTCGGTAAGGCGCTTGGTGAAGGTCAAAGCGCCGCGGACCTGATGGCCGATCGCCGCACGGTGGCAGAGGGAGCGCACACCGCGCCTGTCCTTGCAGAGCTTGCCGAGGATCGCGGTATCACCATGCCGATCACCATCGCTGTGAACGCCATTCTGGGCGGAGAGAACCCGCGCGATACCGTCGCTGCGCTGCTCGCCCGTCCGCTTCGCGCCGAGCAGGAACCGGGCGCTTGA
- a CDS encoding VWA domain-containing protein encodes MNTSRFSNETPRTKKYALFAGIAGAHVLLLAACSTSDSEQPMVAERVTSIDVEEAPLSYAPPPAEMAADMAVAPSIYAPPVIVPTDPGRERYDAKDVSSVKIASAEPVSTFSVDVDTGAYANTRRFLTQGMAPPAGAVRTEEMINYFRYDYDKPTNRSQPFTVNTDVAKTPWNDDTYLMRIGLRGYDIDRSERPAANLVFLMDVSGSMDDPDKLPLVKTALSGLAGELSSKDRVSIVVYAGAAGLVLEPTSDIRKIRSALKQLSAGGSTAGGAGIELAYNIAEDNFIKGGVNRVILATDGDFNVGVSSQDALVELIEKKRESGITLTTLGFGSGNYNEAMMEQIANHGNGNYAYIDSALEAKKVLGDEMSSTLFTIAKDVKIQVEFNPAVVGQYRLVGYENRILREEDFNNDTVDAGDIGAGHQVTAIYEIVPAGMKGWISPRRYEEQSKSASKQRMSEAAHIKLRYKLPNGSKSRLIDTIVTAGELRNARAPRGDFAFAASVAAFGQILRGDELMMNFDHNDVEALAGRQSNYWRQEFLQLNEVAGAMKGG; translated from the coding sequence ATGAATACCTCGCGATTTTCCAACGAAACGCCCCGCACCAAGAAATACGCATTGTTTGCCGGGATCGCCGGAGCGCATGTGCTGCTGCTCGCGGCATGCAGCACTTCGGATAGCGAACAACCCATGGTCGCCGAGCGAGTAACTTCGATCGACGTTGAGGAAGCCCCGCTTTCCTATGCACCTCCGCCAGCTGAAATGGCGGCTGATATGGCGGTGGCTCCGTCCATTTACGCACCGCCAGTAATCGTCCCGACCGATCCGGGCCGTGAGCGTTACGATGCCAAAGATGTTTCGTCCGTGAAAATCGCCAGCGCTGAACCCGTCAGCACATTTTCGGTCGATGTCGATACCGGCGCCTATGCGAATACGAGGCGCTTCCTAACCCAAGGGATGGCGCCTCCTGCCGGTGCCGTTCGAACCGAGGAAATGATCAATTATTTCCGGTATGATTACGACAAGCCGACCAACCGTTCCCAGCCCTTCACGGTCAACACCGATGTCGCCAAGACCCCTTGGAATGATGACACATATCTGATGCGGATTGGTCTGCGCGGTTATGACATTGATCGCAGCGAGCGTCCTGCGGCGAACCTCGTCTTCCTGATGGATGTGTCCGGTTCGATGGATGATCCAGATAAGCTGCCTCTGGTCAAAACGGCTTTATCCGGCCTTGCGGGCGAGCTTTCATCGAAAGACCGCGTTTCCATCGTCGTCTACGCGGGCGCAGCGGGCCTTGTGCTTGAACCGACCAGCGACATCCGCAAAATCCGCAGCGCGCTGAAACAGCTTTCGGCAGGCGGATCGACAGCAGGCGGTGCCGGGATCGAGCTTGCTTACAACATCGCCGAAGACAACTTCATCAAAGGCGGCGTGAACCGTGTGATCCTGGCCACGGATGGCGATTTCAATGTCGGCGTTTCCAGTCAGGACGCGCTCGTCGAACTGATCGAGAAGAAGCGCGAAAGCGGCATCACACTGACCACGCTCGGCTTTGGCAGCGGCAATTACAACGAAGCCATGATGGAGCAGATCGCCAATCACGGTAACGGCAATTACGCCTATATCGACAGCGCTTTGGAAGCGAAGAAAGTGCTGGGCGATGAAATGTCGAGCACGCTCTTCACCATCGCCAAGGATGTCAAAATCCAAGTCGAGTTCAATCCGGCGGTTGTCGGGCAATATCGGCTTGTCGGATATGAAAACCGTATCCTGCGCGAAGAAGACTTCAACAACGACACCGTCGATGCAGGCGACATTGGCGCCGGGCATCAGGTGACTGCGATCTATGAAATCGTGCCAGCGGGTATGAAGGGTTGGATTTCTCCGCGCCGATACGAAGAGCAGTCCAAAAGCGCATCGAAGCAACGCATGTCAGAGGCGGCGCATATCAAGCTGCGCTACAAGCTTCCAAACGGCAGCAAGTCGCGGTTGATCGACACCATCGTGACAGCGGGTGAGCTTCGCAATGCCCGTGCGCCGCGCGGTGATTTCGCCTTCGCCGCATCGGTTGCCGCATTCGGTCAGATCCTGCGCGGTGACGAATTGATGATGAATTTTGATCACAACGATGTCGAAGCTTTGGCCGGACGCCAGAGCAATTACTGGCGGCAGGAATTCCTGCAGCTGAACGAAGTAGCAGGCGCGATGAAAGGCGGCTGA
- a CDS encoding uroporphyrinogen-III synthase: protein MTQIIAIRPEPGLSATVEAARALGLSVTAASLFEIRPLPWDAPDPAAIDGLLIGSANAIRHGGANLARFLDKPAYVVGKTTQKAAESAGFSVAATGSGGLQSLIDECALLAKMLRIAGADHVPLDPPSGVNIHKVIAYESAPLPLEKSVFDRSADRTIVLLHSAVAAEHFTSECKRLNIDTMKIELAVFGPRIASAAGKDWRAIHVAERADDAALLAMVSALCQ, encoded by the coding sequence GTGACGCAGATCATCGCCATCCGGCCCGAGCCGGGGCTTTCCGCAACCGTCGAAGCCGCGCGGGCGCTCGGATTGAGCGTAACCGCCGCATCCTTGTTCGAGATTCGTCCGCTTCCTTGGGATGCGCCCGATCCGGCGGCGATTGACGGGCTGCTTATTGGCAGTGCCAATGCAATTCGGCATGGCGGCGCAAACCTCGCTCGCTTTCTCGATAAACCGGCTTATGTTGTTGGAAAAACGACGCAAAAGGCCGCTGAAAGTGCCGGTTTCTCTGTTGCGGCGACCGGCTCTGGCGGACTGCAAAGCCTGATAGATGAGTGCGCGCTGCTTGCGAAAATGCTGCGCATTGCAGGCGCAGATCACGTGCCGCTCGATCCGCCATCAGGGGTTAATATCCACAAAGTCATTGCGTATGAAAGCGCTCCATTGCCGCTGGAGAAATCGGTTTTTGACCGGAGCGCGGATCGCACAATCGTGCTGCTTCATTCCGCCGTCGCAGCGGAGCATTTTACAAGTGAATGCAAACGGTTGAATATCGATACTATGAAAATTGAGCTGGCAGTGTTTGGCCCGCGCATTGCTTCAGCAGCGGGCAAGGATTGGCGCGCTATCCACGTCGCAGAGCGCGCCGATGATGCAGCGCTGCTGGCCATGGTGAGCGCACTGTGCCAATAA